One genomic segment of Pseudomonas fortuita includes these proteins:
- a CDS encoding thiamine pyrophosphate-requiring protein codes for MTGTVGDFLVERLYQWGVRRIFGYPGDGINGVFGALSRANGKIEFIQARHEEMAAFMASAHAKFTGELGVCMATSGPGASHLLTGLYDARMDHQPVLAIVGQQARAALGGHYQQELDLVSMFKDVAGAFVQQASTPEQVRHLLDRAVRTAVGERRVTAVILPNDLQDLPYHEPPRAHGTVHSGIGYSKPRVLPFDEDLQRAADVLNAGRKVAILVGAGALQATDEVIAVAETLGAGVAKALLGKAVLPDDLPWVTGSIGLLGTKPSYQLMTECDTLLMIGSGFPYSEFLPKEGQARGVQIDLQPDMLSLRYPMEVNLVGDASETLRALLPLLEHKTERRWRDKVETWRAQWDKTVAKRALVKADPINPQRVVHELSPRLPEHAIITSDSGSCANWFARDLQIRQGMQCSLSGGLACMGAAVPYAIAAKFAHPQRAVVALVGDGAMQMNNLAELITVAKYWQQWDNPQWICAVFNNEDLNQVTWEQRVMEGDPKFEASQSIPDVPYHLFAISIGLQGIYVDREDDVAEAWERALAADRPVLIEFKTDPNVPPLPPHIKLEQAKKFASTLLKGDPNQAGVIVQTAKQVLSSVLPGKK; via the coding sequence ATGACCGGCACGGTAGGCGACTTTCTGGTGGAGCGTTTGTATCAATGGGGCGTGCGGCGCATCTTCGGTTACCCCGGCGACGGCATCAACGGCGTGTTCGGCGCGCTGAGCCGGGCCAACGGCAAGATTGAATTCATCCAGGCCCGCCACGAGGAAATGGCCGCCTTCATGGCCAGCGCCCATGCCAAGTTCACCGGCGAGCTCGGTGTTTGCATGGCCACCTCCGGCCCGGGCGCTTCGCACCTGCTTACTGGCCTGTACGATGCGCGTATGGACCATCAGCCGGTGCTGGCCATCGTCGGCCAACAGGCCCGTGCGGCCCTGGGCGGGCATTACCAGCAGGAACTTGACCTGGTGTCCATGTTCAAGGACGTCGCTGGCGCGTTCGTGCAACAGGCTTCGACCCCGGAGCAGGTGCGCCACCTGCTCGACCGCGCGGTGCGTACGGCCGTCGGCGAACGCCGCGTCACCGCCGTGATCCTGCCCAACGACCTGCAGGACCTGCCCTACCACGAACCACCGAGGGCTCACGGTACCGTGCATTCCGGCATCGGCTACAGCAAGCCCCGGGTGTTGCCGTTCGATGAAGACCTGCAGCGCGCCGCCGATGTGCTCAATGCCGGGCGCAAGGTGGCAATCCTGGTGGGCGCTGGCGCCCTGCAGGCGACTGATGAGGTTATTGCGGTGGCCGAAACACTCGGCGCTGGCGTGGCCAAGGCACTGCTGGGCAAGGCTGTTCTACCAGACGACCTGCCGTGGGTTACCGGGTCGATCGGCCTGCTGGGCACCAAACCCAGTTATCAGCTGATGACCGAATGCGACACGTTGCTGATGATCGGCTCCGGCTTCCCCTATTCCGAGTTTTTACCCAAGGAAGGCCAGGCGCGCGGTGTGCAGATCGACCTGCAGCCCGACATGCTCAGCCTGCGCTACCCGATGGAGGTCAACCTGGTCGGCGATGCCAGTGAAACTTTGCGCGCACTGCTGCCACTGCTCGAACACAAGACCGAACGGCGCTGGCGGGACAAGGTCGAGACCTGGCGTGCGCAGTGGGACAAGACCGTGGCCAAACGTGCCCTGGTCAAGGCTGACCCGATCAACCCACAACGCGTGGTCCATGAACTGTCCCCGCGCCTGCCCGAGCACGCCATCATCACCAGCGATTCTGGCTCCTGCGCCAACTGGTTTGCCCGCGACCTGCAGATCCGCCAGGGCATGCAGTGCTCGCTGTCCGGTGGCCTGGCCTGCATGGGCGCGGCCGTGCCCTATGCGATCGCGGCAAAGTTCGCCCACCCGCAGCGCGCGGTGGTTGCCCTGGTAGGTGATGGGGCCATGCAGATGAACAACCTGGCTGAATTGATCACGGTGGCCAAGTACTGGCAGCAGTGGGACAACCCGCAGTGGATCTGCGCAGTGTTCAACAACGAAGACCTCAACCAGGTCACTTGGGAGCAACGGGTGATGGAGGGCGACCCCAAGTTCGAGGCTTCGCAATCCATTCCTGACGTTCCCTACCATTTATTCGCCATTTCCATTGGCCTGCAAGGGATCTACGTAGACCGCGAAGACGACGTCGCCGAAGCGTGGGAGCGCGCACTGGCCGCTGATCGGCCGGTACTGATCGAGTTCAAGACCGACCCGAACGTGCCACCTCTGCCACCTCATATCAAGCTGGAGCAGGCAAAGAAGTTCGCCAGCACCTTGCTCAAGGGTGACCCGAACCAGGCCGGGGTCATTGTGCAGACGGCCAAGCAAGTGCTCAGCTCAGTGCTGCCCGGCAAAAAATGA
- a CDS encoding SDR family oxidoreductase, translated as MSDYPTPPFPSQPQSVPGSQRKMEPYPDCGEQTYTGNNRLEGKIALITGADSGIGRAVAIAYAREGADVAIAYLNEHEDAQETARWVEAAGRQCLLLPGDLAQKQQCYDIVDKTVAQFGRIDILVNNAAFQMAHESLADIDDEEWVMTFDTNITAIFRICQRALPSMPKGGSIINTSSVNSDDPSPSLLAYAATKGAIANFTAGLAQLLGKQGIRVNSVAPGPIWTPLIPATMPDEAVKNFGSGYPMGRPGQPVEVAPIYVLLGSDEASYISGSRYGVTGGKPIL; from the coding sequence ATGAGCGACTACCCTACCCCTCCCTTCCCATCCCAACCGCAAAGCGTTCCCGGTTCACAACGCAAGATGGAGCCGTATCCGGACTGTGGCGAGCAGACCTACACCGGCAACAACCGGCTCGAAGGCAAGATCGCCCTGATTACCGGAGCCGACAGCGGCATCGGGCGCGCGGTGGCAATCGCCTATGCGCGTGAGGGTGCTGACGTGGCCATTGCCTATCTGAATGAACACGAAGATGCGCAGGAAACGGCGCGCTGGGTCGAGGCCGCTGGCCGCCAATGCTTGCTGCTACCCGGCGACCTGGCACAGAAACAGCAGTGCTACGACATTGTCGACAAGACCGTGGCACAGTTCGGGCGCATCGATATCCTGGTCAACAACGCCGCGTTCCAGATGGCCCACGAGAGCCTGGCCGACATTGACGACGAAGAATGGGTGATGACGTTCGACACCAACATCACTGCCATTTTCCGCATTTGCCAGCGCGCTCTGCCCTCCATGCCCAAGGGCGGTTCGATCATCAACACCAGCTCGGTCAACTCCGACGACCCGTCACCCAGCCTGTTGGCCTATGCCGCCACCAAAGGGGCTATTGCCAATTTCACCGCTGGCCTCGCCCAGTTGCTGGGCAAACAAGGGATTCGAGTGAACAGCGTGGCCCCAGGCCCTATCTGGACACCACTGATCCCGGCCACCATGCCTGATGAAGCGGTGAAGAACTTCGGTTCAGGTTACCCCATGGGGCGGCCGGGGCAACCGGTCGAGGTGGCGCCGATCTATGTATTGCTGGGCTCGGACGAGGCCAGCTACATCTCGGGTTCGCGCTACGGCGTTACAGGGGGCAAACCTATCCTTTGA
- the xth gene encoding exodeoxyribonuclease III, with protein MKALKIATFNINGIRSRLPALLAWLEREQPDIACLQELKATDQQFPRAQLEAAGYGCLYQGQPSWNGVAILARGSDPLEVRRGVPGMEDDSQSRYLEAAVHGVLVACLYLPNGNPQPGPKFDYKLRWFECLIKHAHSLYQSGHPTLLAGDFNVVPTDMDIYNPRSWLKDALLQPESRACYQQLLDQGWVDAIRHLYPDERVYTFWDYFRNHWPRNAGLRIDHLLLNAELAPYLKQAGVDAWVRNEVKASDHAPAWIALGARRARSKNV; from the coding sequence ATGAAAGCGCTGAAAATTGCCACCTTCAATATCAATGGCATCCGCAGCCGCTTGCCTGCGCTGCTGGCCTGGCTGGAGCGCGAGCAGCCCGATATCGCCTGCCTGCAGGAGCTGAAGGCGACCGACCAGCAGTTCCCTCGCGCGCAGTTGGAGGCGGCAGGTTATGGCTGCCTTTACCAAGGGCAACCCTCCTGGAACGGGGTGGCCATCCTGGCGCGGGGCAGCGATCCGCTGGAGGTTCGGCGCGGCGTGCCAGGCATGGAGGATGACAGCCAGAGCCGCTATCTGGAAGCGGCGGTACACGGGGTGCTGGTAGCGTGCCTCTACTTGCCGAACGGCAACCCGCAGCCAGGGCCCAAGTTCGATTACAAGCTGCGCTGGTTCGAATGCCTGATCAAGCATGCGCATAGCCTGTATCAAAGCGGCCACCCCACGCTGCTGGCCGGTGATTTCAATGTCGTGCCCACCGACATGGATATCTACAACCCCCGGTCCTGGCTGAAGGACGCCTTGCTCCAGCCTGAGTCGCGCGCGTGTTACCAGCAACTGCTGGACCAGGGCTGGGTCGATGCCATACGCCATCTGTACCCGGACGAGCGTGTCTACACCTTTTGGGACTATTTCCGAAACCACTGGCCGCGCAATGCCGGGTTACGCATCGACCACCTGTTGCTGAACGCCGAACTGGCCCCCTACCTGAAGCAGGCGGGGGTGGATGCCTGGGTGCGCAACGAGGTCAAGGCCAGCGATCATGCACCCGCCTGGATAGCGCTGGGTGCACGTCGCGCCCGATCAAAGAACGTGTGA
- a CDS encoding hemerythrin domain-containing protein, whose protein sequence is MNAIDLLIQDHKLVKKLLEELSSTTERAVKKRADLLHRIEQELQVHTALEEDILYPAIKQAGGKEEAKMYYEAKEEHRTVDALVLPDLLHTDTGTLEFAGRVKVMKELLEHHIEEEEEALFPTAKKLLGKDQLDELGAAMEAQKKLLKGEQRAA, encoded by the coding sequence ATGAATGCTATCGATCTGCTGATTCAAGACCACAAACTGGTCAAGAAGCTGTTGGAAGAGCTCTCCTCGACCACTGAACGTGCCGTAAAGAAGCGCGCCGATCTGCTCCACCGCATCGAGCAGGAATTGCAGGTTCACACGGCCCTTGAGGAAGACATCCTCTACCCCGCCATCAAGCAGGCCGGTGGCAAGGAGGAAGCCAAGATGTATTACGAAGCCAAGGAAGAACACCGGACTGTCGATGCCCTGGTGCTCCCTGATCTGCTCCATACGGACACCGGCACCCTTGAATTCGCCGGTCGGGTGAAGGTGATGAAGGAGCTGCTCGAACATCACATCGAGGAAGAGGAAGAGGCGCTTTTCCCCACGGCGAAAAAGCTTCTTGGGAAAGACCAACTGGACGAACTGGGGGCTGCCATGGAAGCCCAGAAAAAACTGCTCAAGGGTGAGCAGCGGGCTGCATGA